From a single Emcibacter nanhaiensis genomic region:
- a CDS encoding D-serine ammonia-lyase, with protein MKNEAIYRKSAIFAKLSAGEPCLWRNPAFDPDPATLQDLPLSMTHVVEAEQRLQKFAPLLESLFPELAPSGGIIESRLLPAPDLKEKLPANGAKIDGKLWIKADHDLPVAGSVKARGGVYEVLCFAEELAVAHGLLVPGGDYRDLASPEARELFGKYTVSVGSTGNLGLSIGLIAAALGFQACVHMSVEAKQWKKDRLRRNGVHVIEHDDDYSRAVAAGRASAESDPCGYFVDDENSERLFSGYSVAALRLRQQLQQENVRVDEEHPLFVYLPCGVGGAPGGITFGLRHVFGSAVHCFFAEPVEAPCMLLTLASASEDDLSVYDVGLRVDTEADGLAVARASKFVAQMIQSSVSGVFTVKDERLFRDLYLLEKMEGIRIEPSAAAGFSGPELLCNDPEGRRYIEDHKLEKKMSQANHILWTTGGSFVPAEEYKKFHELGKKLQKQCNS; from the coding sequence ATGAAGAATGAAGCGATATATCGGAAGAGTGCGATCTTTGCCAAGCTTTCAGCGGGAGAGCCATGTTTGTGGAGAAACCCCGCTTTTGATCCTGATCCGGCGACTTTGCAGGATTTACCGCTTTCCATGACGCATGTCGTGGAAGCCGAACAGCGCCTCCAGAAGTTTGCGCCGCTTCTGGAGTCGCTTTTTCCCGAGCTTGCACCGTCCGGGGGAATTATTGAATCACGTCTTTTGCCTGCACCGGACCTGAAGGAGAAACTGCCCGCAAACGGCGCGAAGATCGACGGCAAGCTGTGGATCAAAGCGGACCATGACTTGCCGGTTGCCGGATCTGTCAAGGCCCGGGGAGGCGTATATGAGGTGCTGTGCTTCGCCGAAGAACTGGCCGTCGCCCATGGCTTGCTGGTCCCGGGAGGGGACTACCGTGATCTGGCCTCGCCGGAAGCCCGTGAGCTGTTTGGGAAATATACGGTTTCTGTCGGCAGCACCGGCAATCTGGGATTGAGCATTGGCCTTATTGCAGCGGCGCTTGGTTTCCAGGCCTGCGTCCATATGTCGGTGGAAGCCAAACAGTGGAAAAAGGACCGGCTGCGCCGCAACGGAGTCCATGTGATAGAGCACGATGATGACTATTCCAGGGCCGTTGCTGCAGGACGGGCGTCAGCCGAGAGCGACCCCTGCGGGTATTTTGTGGATGACGAGAATTCTGAGCGGCTTTTTTCAGGGTACAGTGTCGCAGCCTTGCGGTTGCGGCAACAATTGCAGCAAGAAAATGTCAGGGTTGACGAAGAACATCCTTTGTTTGTTTACCTGCCATGTGGCGTGGGTGGCGCGCCGGGCGGGATTACTTTTGGCCTTCGGCATGTTTTTGGCAGCGCCGTACATTGTTTTTTTGCCGAGCCCGTTGAAGCGCCGTGTATGTTGTTGACGCTGGCTTCTGCATCAGAGGATGATCTTTCCGTCTATGATGTCGGTCTTCGGGTTGACACCGAAGCCGACGGTCTTGCGGTGGCCCGCGCATCAAAATTTGTTGCTCAAATGATTCAGTCGTCAGTGTCGGGGGTATTCACCGTGAAGGACGAACGGCTTTTCCGGGATTTGTATCTGCTGGAGAAAATGGAAGGGATACGGATCGAACCATCTGCCGCTGCCGGCTTCAGTGGTCCGGAACTTTTGTGCAACGATCCCGAAGGCCGGCGATATATCGAGGACCACAAGCTGGAGAAAAAAATGTCGCAGGCAAATCATATACTCTGGACTACAGGGGGAAGCTTTGTGCCTGCGGAAGAATATAAGAAATTTCACGAGCTGGGGAAGAAGCTTCAGAAACAATGCAATTCCTGA
- a CDS encoding SDR family oxidoreductase translates to MKLSNKIIVLTGGTSGIGRKMVDKLQAHNTLAVIARESPRLQALRDTFPNVDVHAADLSDPQNYGVIANSILETHPRIDVLINNAAVQNVPTFLDKEFDYATIEHEIHVNFTSVCALSYLLLPALTHGNEEAAIANINSGLALTPKKTSVIYCATKAALNAFSQGLSYQLEGTNVQVLQAFLPLVDTPMTTGRGTGKITVDKAASEILLGIEQGKKVNDVGKVKLLRLLLRLAPALAGRIMRKQ, encoded by the coding sequence GTGAAACTCAGTAACAAAATCATTGTCCTGACAGGAGGCACATCCGGCATCGGCCGCAAAATGGTCGACAAGCTGCAGGCGCACAACACTCTGGCCGTCATTGCCCGGGAAAGCCCCCGGCTCCAGGCCCTGAGGGATACCTTTCCCAATGTAGACGTCCATGCCGCGGACCTTTCCGACCCTCAAAACTATGGTGTGATTGCCAACAGCATTCTTGAAACACACCCCAGGATTGATGTGCTCATCAACAACGCCGCGGTTCAAAATGTCCCCACATTTCTGGACAAGGAGTTTGACTATGCCACCATCGAGCATGAAATCCATGTGAATTTCACCTCGGTGTGTGCCCTGAGCTATCTGCTGTTACCGGCACTGACGCACGGTAATGAAGAAGCCGCCATCGCAAACATCAATTCCGGCCTGGCCCTTACCCCGAAGAAAACATCAGTCATTTATTGTGCCACAAAAGCAGCCCTCAACGCCTTCTCGCAAGGACTGTCCTACCAGCTGGAAGGCACCAATGTTCAGGTTCTTCAGGCCTTTCTGCCCCTTGTTGATACGCCGATGACCACGGGCCGTGGAACGGGAAAAATCACAGTGGACAAAGCGGCCAGCGAGATTCTTCTTGGGATCGAACAAGGAAAGAAAGTCAATGATGTTGGCAAAGTGAAACTACTCCGCCTTCTGCTCAGGCTGGCCCCCGCCCTGGCCGGCAGAATAATGAGAAAGCAATGA
- a CDS encoding TetR/AcrR family transcriptional regulator, which translates to MKNGLRERKKQRTRAAVITQAKALFDRHGLDGTAMETIAADADISIASLYNYFPSKDVLISAIIIEEMEAGLVEAEQHVTKPAKSPQQAFLNLLKTYFETFQHIDRTLLRRFTAHAITHEASANEDYFQLEKALLEQIEQLTQILSETTAFARNVEPKSLAQVIFSIANAEYYNFIVDDDMTAKDALGNIAGQLQIVLSVLGTEHDNQ; encoded by the coding sequence ATGAAAAACGGCCTTAGAGAACGAAAGAAACAACGAACACGTGCAGCTGTCATTACCCAGGCCAAGGCCCTGTTCGACAGGCACGGGCTGGATGGAACGGCAATGGAGACAATTGCTGCAGATGCAGACATCAGTATCGCTTCGTTATATAATTATTTTCCGTCGAAGGACGTCCTTATCAGCGCCATTATTATTGAAGAAATGGAAGCGGGACTGGTTGAGGCGGAACAGCATGTAACCAAACCGGCAAAATCACCCCAACAGGCATTCCTGAATTTGCTGAAAACCTATTTCGAGACATTCCAACATATTGATCGAACGTTGTTGCGTCGGTTTACCGCACATGCCATCACCCACGAGGCGTCGGCAAACGAGGACTATTTTCAACTTGAAAAAGCTCTGCTCGAACAAATCGAGCAACTCACCCAGATATTGTCGGAAACAACCGCCTTTGCCCGGAATGTTGAGCCAAAATCACTTGCCCAAGTGATATTCTCAATCGCCAATGCCGAATATTACAATTTTATCGTGGACGATGACATGACCGCAAAAGATGCGCTTGGGAATATTGCCGGACAATTGCAAATTGTTCTTTCCGTCCTAGGGACTGAACATGACAATCAGTGA
- a CDS encoding thiolase family protein yields MKTDIYIVGVGMTPFGHHANNSVGSLARAAMTNALSDAAVEQNTVQSIYFSNSTQGHMEGQDTIRGQVALIPRSYAGTPIYNVEAACAGGSIAFHLAARHLRAGDGDLVAAVGAEKMISDDRKKMFSVFDGGWDVSKAQEILHRFRSIGMSIEGASSHSEMPYSAIMEVYAAMCRDRMERFGVTQQQLATVAAKNRKNASLNPIAHFQKAYSIEEILASRLIVFPLTLLMCSPISDGAAAILLTTEQGLTKYGIDRRRAVRVMASVVQSGGERAPDDFHHQVTCNTAREAYELAALDPDDMDLAEVHDAAAMGEIIQSENLGFCPIGEGGDLALSGATGPSGRIPVNPSGGLEGRGHPIGATGLAQIHEIVTQLRGEAGKRQVENARHAIQENGGGIYGLEEAVAHVGIYRAPNT; encoded by the coding sequence ATGAAAACAGACATTTATATCGTTGGTGTCGGCATGACTCCGTTCGGACATCATGCCAATAATTCGGTGGGCTCACTTGCCCGGGCAGCAATGACAAATGCCCTGTCTGACGCAGCCGTCGAGCAGAATACGGTACAGTCCATATATTTTTCCAATTCCACCCAAGGCCATATGGAGGGACAAGACACCATACGTGGCCAAGTCGCCCTTATCCCTCGCAGTTATGCAGGAACGCCAATTTATAATGTTGAAGCAGCCTGTGCCGGTGGCAGTATCGCTTTCCATCTGGCGGCACGCCACCTTCGGGCAGGTGACGGCGATCTGGTTGCCGCAGTCGGCGCCGAAAAAATGATCTCCGATGACCGTAAGAAGATGTTTTCCGTTTTTGATGGCGGGTGGGATGTTTCGAAGGCTCAGGAAATACTTCACCGGTTCCGCTCAATCGGCATGTCAATCGAAGGTGCCTCCAGCCATTCCGAAATGCCCTATAGTGCAATCATGGAAGTTTATGCGGCCATGTGTCGAGACCGCATGGAACGCTTTGGCGTCACTCAACAGCAACTCGCCACGGTAGCAGCGAAAAACAGAAAGAACGCTTCTTTAAATCCTATAGCGCACTTCCAGAAGGCCTATAGTATCGAAGAGATTCTTGCCTCCAGGCTGATTGTATTCCCCTTGACGCTTCTGATGTGCTCACCGATATCGGACGGTGCCGCAGCAATCCTTCTGACAACGGAACAGGGGCTGACAAAATACGGAATTGACCGCAGACGCGCAGTCAGGGTTATGGCTTCTGTCGTCCAGTCCGGCGGCGAGAGGGCACCTGATGACTTCCACCACCAGGTCACCTGCAATACAGCCCGGGAAGCATATGAACTGGCAGCTCTCGACCCCGATGACATGGACTTGGCCGAAGTACATGATGCCGCTGCCATGGGGGAAATCATCCAGTCGGAGAATCTGGGATTCTGCCCGATTGGTGAAGGTGGGGATTTGGCCCTCTCCGGCGCAACCGGTCCGAGCGGTAGAATTCCCGTGAATCCCTCGGGTGGCCTTGAAGGGCGTGGACATCCTATAGGTGCAACCGGTCTGGCACAGATCCACGAGATCGTCACACAACTGCGTGGTGAAGCAGGCAAACGCCAGGTTGAGAATGCCCGGCACGCCATTCAGGAAAATGGCGGCGGAATTTATGGTCTGGAAGAGGCTGTTGCCCATGTTGGAATTTATCGTGCCCCAAACACCTGA
- a CDS encoding 3-hydroxyacyl-CoA dehydrogenase NAD-binding domain-containing protein, translating into MDEFHYAKDSDGIVTVTMDMAGPVNAMNARYSELMGKTLERLEAEEHLTGVIIASAKDTFFAGGDLNELLAVQKGDEETFFADAEKGKGLLRRLEKLPVPVVAAINGAALGGGFEICLSCNRRIAWNDKSVIVGLPEVTLGLLPGAGGVVRLTHLLGFEKALPYLLEGRKVRVGKALRGGLLDDGVDRLENLLPRAKEWILENREKEEAALQPWDRPGHKIPGGDIRSPAVMQVVQVAPIMLLKKTRGLLPAPQRILESATEAVRVDFDTALRIESRNFVSLVTSPVAKNMITAFFFQMNHVNGGGNRPEGYPASSVKKLGIIGAGMMGQGIAYVAAKAGIRVVLKDVNLDQAEKGRDYSARLLDKAIEAGHADEGKKAALLGLIEATDEDAGLSGCDLIVEAVFEDLELKHRINEATEGQLAEEGVWGSNTSTLPITRLAESSAKPDRFIGIHFFSPVDRMPLVELICGAETSDETLARAFDFVRQIRKTPIVVNDSTGFFASRTFGVQLGEASQMVAEGVHPARIEALAKAVGMPVGPLTIYDEISQRLSLKVWETQRNMGLRREADDMTPAGTGVIRTLVEEFDRGGRHYGGGFYDYRDGEKMIWPGLIERYYNPGLEISDRDIMDRLLFSNVIESLKCLEEGVLRSVADGNIGSLLGIGAPAWTGGYIQFVNGYGLKKFRERCNELADLYGERFRAPGVVSEKIAQGELFRQDGSERAK; encoded by the coding sequence ATGGATGAATTTCATTACGCAAAGGATAGTGACGGCATTGTGACGGTTACCATGGATATGGCCGGGCCTGTCAATGCCATGAATGCCCGCTATTCCGAACTGATGGGGAAAACCCTTGAAAGGCTGGAAGCCGAGGAGCATCTGACCGGTGTGATCATAGCATCGGCCAAGGATACTTTCTTTGCCGGCGGAGACCTGAACGAACTGCTGGCGGTGCAAAAGGGTGACGAAGAGACTTTTTTCGCGGATGCGGAAAAAGGAAAGGGGCTGTTGCGGCGACTGGAAAAACTGCCGGTGCCTGTGGTTGCCGCGATCAACGGCGCCGCACTGGGCGGGGGTTTTGAAATCTGTCTGAGTTGCAATCGCCGTATCGCCTGGAACGACAAATCCGTCATCGTTGGGTTGCCGGAAGTCACGCTCGGTTTGCTTCCCGGAGCCGGCGGTGTGGTGCGTTTGACGCATTTGCTTGGATTTGAGAAGGCCTTGCCCTATCTGCTGGAGGGCCGGAAGGTCAGGGTGGGAAAGGCGTTGCGGGGCGGGCTGCTGGATGACGGAGTAGACCGGCTTGAGAATTTGCTGCCCCGGGCGAAAGAATGGATTTTGGAAAACAGGGAAAAAGAGGAGGCCGCATTGCAGCCCTGGGACCGTCCCGGGCATAAAATTCCGGGAGGGGATATTCGCAGTCCCGCGGTCATGCAGGTCGTACAGGTTGCACCCATAATGCTGTTGAAGAAAACCCGCGGACTGTTGCCGGCGCCACAGCGCATTCTGGAAAGTGCAACCGAAGCGGTGCGGGTGGATTTCGACACGGCCCTGCGCATTGAATCAAGGAATTTTGTCTCCCTGGTGACCTCGCCCGTCGCCAAGAATATGATCACCGCCTTTTTCTTTCAGATGAATCATGTCAATGGCGGCGGAAACCGGCCGGAAGGTTATCCTGCGTCCTCTGTGAAAAAACTGGGTATCATCGGGGCGGGCATGATGGGGCAGGGCATCGCCTATGTGGCGGCAAAAGCCGGCATCAGGGTCGTTCTGAAAGATGTCAATCTGGACCAGGCTGAAAAAGGCCGGGATTACTCCGCGCGCCTGCTTGACAAGGCGATTGAGGCAGGTCATGCGGATGAAGGGAAAAAAGCGGCGCTTCTGGGGTTGATCGAAGCGACGGATGAGGACGCCGGTCTTTCCGGATGTGATCTGATTGTCGAGGCTGTCTTCGAGGATCTGGAGCTCAAGCACAGAATCAACGAAGCAACAGAAGGGCAGTTGGCTGAAGAGGGAGTATGGGGGTCCAATACCTCTACTCTGCCCATCACGCGGCTTGCGGAATCAAGTGCAAAACCGGACCGTTTTATCGGGATTCATTTCTTTTCGCCTGTGGACAGGATGCCGTTGGTCGAACTGATCTGCGGGGCAGAAACCAGTGACGAGACGCTGGCCCGGGCCTTTGATTTTGTCCGCCAGATTCGAAAAACCCCCATTGTCGTCAATGACAGCACCGGCTTTTTTGCATCGCGAACCTTTGGAGTGCAGCTGGGCGAGGCATCGCAAATGGTCGCGGAAGGCGTGCATCCGGCGCGGATAGAGGCTCTGGCGAAGGCTGTCGGCATGCCGGTTGGGCCGCTGACGATATATGACGAGATCAGCCAGCGCCTGAGTCTGAAGGTATGGGAGACCCAGCGCAATATGGGATTGCGGCGGGAAGCGGATGACATGACCCCGGCCGGAACCGGAGTGATCAGGACGCTTGTTGAGGAATTTGACAGGGGCGGCCGGCACTATGGCGGCGGTTTTTATGACTATCGCGACGGAGAAAAAATGATCTGGCCCGGGCTGATCGAGCGATATTACAACCCCGGTCTGGAGATCAGTGACCGGGATATCATGGACAGATTGCTTTTCAGCAACGTGATCGAGAGCTTGAAATGCCTGGAGGAAGGGGTGCTGCGTTCGGTTGCGGACGGCAATATTGGTTCCCTGCTTGGCATCGGGGCGCCGGCCTGGACCGGCGGTTACATCCAGTTTGTGAACGGCTATGGCTTGAAGAAATTCAGGGAGCGCTGCAATGAGCTGGCGGATCTATATGGTGAGCGGTTCAGGGCGCCCGGCGTTGTTTCTGAAAAAATCGCTCAGGGTGAACTGTTTCGGCAGGATGGAAGCGAGAGGGCCAAATGA
- a CDS encoding enoyl-CoA hydratase/isomerase family protein, whose amino-acid sequence MTEYTGVDYIREGMVATITMRRPEVMNALDRALRRELLEVIQHAEKDPGVRVLILTGEGAGFCTGADLNAAASESGVENIEEVVRDEFNPIVAALAGCRKPVIAAVNGPAVGAGGSLALACDLVAISESAYFLQAFTMVGLVPDCGMVWSLSRTIGYQRTFEIIADPKPVFAKKCLELGLVNRVTPDENLLADTMAWAQRIAEGAPLALQEAKRILRYGMTGSLPEVLEKEAKAQGRVVHSRDVQEGVLAFLEKRKAVFNGN is encoded by the coding sequence ATGACTGAATACACCGGCGTTGACTATATTCGCGAAGGCATGGTGGCCACCATCACCATGAGAAGGCCCGAGGTGATGAATGCCCTGGACAGGGCGCTGCGCAGGGAGCTCCTGGAGGTGATACAGCATGCCGAAAAGGACCCGGGTGTACGGGTGTTGATTCTGACCGGAGAGGGGGCCGGGTTCTGTACCGGAGCGGATTTGAACGCTGCAGCTTCCGAGTCCGGTGTTGAAAATATCGAGGAGGTCGTCAGAGACGAGTTTAATCCGATTGTAGCGGCCCTTGCAGGGTGCCGCAAACCGGTTATTGCTGCGGTAAACGGGCCTGCAGTGGGGGCCGGCGGGTCCCTTGCCCTGGCCTGCGATCTTGTCGCCATATCTGAATCAGCCTATTTCCTGCAGGCCTTCACCATGGTCGGACTTGTGCCGGATTGCGGTATGGTGTGGTCCCTGTCACGCACTATCGGTTACCAGAGAACATTCGAGATCATTGCCGATCCGAAACCTGTTTTTGCGAAAAAGTGCCTGGAGCTGGGACTGGTCAATCGTGTTACTCCCGATGAAAATCTGCTGGCCGATACAATGGCCTGGGCGCAAAGAATTGCCGAGGGTGCGCCATTGGCTTTGCAGGAAGCGAAAAGGATTTTGCGGTATGGCATGACCGGAAGCCTTCCGGAAGTCCTGGAGAAGGAAGCGAAAGCGCAGGGCAGGGTCGTTCATAGTCGTGATGTGCAGGAAGGCGTGCTGGCTTTTCTCGAAAAGAGAAAAGCGGTTTTCAACGGGAACTGA
- a CDS encoding lipid-transfer protein → MKKVIVAGVGMTPFVKPGQSKSYDELGAAAARLALADAGISYDKIQQAFVGWVYGDSTSGQAALYRVGLSGIPIINVNNNCSTGSTALFLARQAVENGIVDCVLALGFEQMAPGALGLVFPDRPSPLGSFIKIADETFPDCGEVPMALRLFGGAGFEYQQKYGTRNETFAKVRAKASEHAVHNDKAIFREPLSVEDVMSSPQLFKNLTRLQCCPPTCGGAAAVICSEEFARAHEMRQDVVIAGQAMTTDFPSTFEENSMIKVVGFDMTVRAAMDVYNQAGTGPDDVDVVELHDCFTANEVITYEALGLCGAGEAERFIWDGDNTYGGKVVTNPSGGLLSKGHPLGATGLAQCTELVLQLRGEAGARQVEKARTALQHNLGLGGACVVTMYQVR, encoded by the coding sequence ATGAAAAAGGTAATCGTCGCCGGTGTGGGAATGACGCCATTCGTCAAGCCTGGACAGAGCAAGAGTTATGATGAACTGGGGGCGGCGGCCGCTCGCCTGGCGCTGGCGGATGCAGGGATTTCCTATGACAAAATCCAGCAAGCATTTGTGGGCTGGGTCTATGGCGATTCAACATCCGGGCAGGCGGCCCTGTACCGGGTTGGCCTCAGCGGCATTCCCATCATCAATGTCAATAATAACTGCTCGACAGGATCAACAGCTTTGTTTCTGGCGCGTCAGGCCGTGGAAAACGGGATTGTGGATTGTGTGTTGGCTCTCGGTTTTGAACAGATGGCGCCCGGGGCTTTGGGGCTGGTGTTTCCAGACAGGCCCAGCCCATTGGGAAGTTTTATCAAAATTGCAGATGAGACGTTTCCGGACTGCGGGGAGGTTCCCATGGCCTTGCGGTTGTTTGGCGGGGCCGGGTTCGAGTATCAGCAGAAATACGGCACCAGGAATGAAACCTTCGCCAAAGTCAGGGCGAAGGCCAGCGAGCATGCCGTGCATAACGACAAGGCCATTTTCAGGGAGCCGCTGAGTGTTGAAGATGTGATGTCCAGTCCGCAGTTGTTTAAAAACCTGACGCGCCTTCAGTGTTGTCCGCCCACATGCGGCGGCGCCGCTGCCGTCATCTGCAGTGAAGAGTTCGCCAGGGCTCATGAGATGCGGCAGGACGTTGTGATTGCAGGTCAGGCCATGACCACTGATTTCCCTTCGACTTTCGAGGAAAACAGCATGATCAAGGTGGTTGGTTTTGATATGACCGTGCGGGCCGCCATGGACGTTTACAATCAGGCGGGGACAGGGCCCGATGATGTTGATGTGGTTGAGCTCCACGATTGTTTTACCGCCAATGAAGTCATTACCTATGAGGCGCTCGGCCTATGCGGCGCCGGAGAGGCGGAACGTTTTATCTGGGATGGGGACAATACCTACGGCGGCAAGGTGGTAACCAATCCGTCCGGCGGGCTGCTTTCCAAGGGACATCCGCTGGGAGCCACCGGACTTGCCCAGTGTACTGAATTGGTGCTCCAGTTGCGCGGTGAAGCGGGGGCGCGCCAGGTTGAGAAGGCAAGGACGGCCTTGCAGCATAATCTTGGCCTTGGCGGCGCCTGTGTGGTGACCATGTATCAGGTCCGCTGA
- a CDS encoding TVP38/TMEM64 family protein: MKPLLKIMLFLASIFASTFILLNSTGLITVEKIELWFEIAKNVNTLYVAIVIAGLLFADLFIAVPTLTVIILGGYFLGPFYGALSAIAGLFMAGTCGYVISRKYGDRLVNFLIRDQAQRENALSTFNTHGPVVILLSRATPILPEVSACMAGMTRMKYAKFLLLWFLSGVPYSILGSYAGSISTLENPTPAILVAAGLTASFWLGWLIFNKKTNG, encoded by the coding sequence ATGAAGCCACTCTTGAAAATCATGCTGTTTCTTGCATCGATATTTGCCAGCACCTTTATCCTCCTCAATTCAACCGGTCTCATAACCGTCGAAAAAATCGAGTTATGGTTTGAAATAGCAAAAAATGTTAACACCCTGTATGTGGCGATTGTCATTGCCGGATTGCTATTCGCCGATTTATTCATTGCGGTTCCGACATTGACGGTGATCATTCTGGGAGGCTATTTCCTTGGCCCGTTCTATGGGGCGCTTTCCGCCATTGCAGGCCTTTTTATGGCCGGCACCTGCGGGTATGTCATTAGCCGGAAATATGGCGACAGGCTGGTCAATTTTCTTATCCGGGACCAGGCGCAGCGGGAAAATGCCTTGAGCACATTCAACACACACGGCCCCGTTGTTATATTGCTCTCCCGCGCCACGCCGATTCTCCCTGAAGTCTCGGCCTGCATGGCCGGCATGACACGCATGAAGTATGCGAAATTCCTGCTTCTGTGGTTTCTCAGCGGTGTGCCATATTCAATACTCGGGTCATACGCAGGCTCCATAAGCACACTGGAGAACCCGACCCCGGCAATTCTTGTCGCTGCCGGCCTGACCGCTTCTTTCTGGCTGGGCTGGCTGATCTTCAACAAAAAAACCAACGGGTGA
- a CDS encoding Crp/Fnr family transcriptional regulator, with product MSFEAFVKSHGNHLQVSRNDHVFMQGDESDTLYYVQSGLLKAYYVSREGKEFIKSFFRTGDLLGSLSAVYRGLPCTFSVVALQDCDLITMSSSKLLEAVRKSPTLSQEMLDAMMQLAMKKEQREYQFLTLSAKARYKALCESDPELVRQVTQNDIAHYLGVTPVALSRIKKQLQL from the coding sequence ATGAGCTTCGAAGCATTTGTAAAAAGTCACGGCAACCACTTGCAGGTTTCCAGGAACGATCATGTTTTCATGCAGGGCGATGAGAGTGACACACTCTACTATGTTCAGTCCGGACTTTTGAAAGCCTATTATGTTTCGCGGGAAGGGAAGGAGTTTATCAAGTCCTTTTTTCGTACAGGCGATTTGCTCGGAAGTTTGAGTGCGGTTTATAGAGGCTTGCCCTGCACATTCAGTGTGGTTGCCCTGCAGGATTGCGATCTGATCACTATGTCTTCTTCCAAATTGTTGGAGGCCGTACGAAAGTCACCAACGCTTTCACAAGAAATGTTGGATGCAATGATGCAGCTGGCAATGAAAAAGGAACAAAGGGAATATCAGTTCCTGACCCTGTCCGCCAAAGCACGCTATAAAGCTCTTTGCGAGTCCGATCCCGAACTTGTTCGGCAGGTCACCCAGAATGATATTGCGCACTACCTGGGGGTAACGCCTGTCGCCCTAAGCCGTATAAAAAAGCAATTGCAGCTGTAA
- a CDS encoding SDR family oxidoreductase — protein sequence MGHLFNKDTFADKTVFVAGGTSGINLGIAEAFADSGANVAVLSRNQEKVAAAVDKLQSTGANALGFSADVRDMAALTEAFEAASGEFGSIDILVSGAAGNFPALVEDLSPNGFKAVVDIDLLGTFNVVKAAFGCLSKGGASIVNISAPQSQIAQGMQAHVCAAKAGIDHLTRCLAIEWGQYNIRVNAIQPGPIDGTEGMERLAPTPEARAAIESALPLGRYGTKREIADLAMFLSSDAARYITGAVIPCDGGLCAGRK from the coding sequence ATGGGACATCTTTTTAACAAGGATACTTTCGCCGACAAGACTGTTTTTGTCGCCGGGGGAACGAGTGGAATAAATTTGGGCATTGCGGAAGCTTTTGCGGATTCAGGCGCAAATGTGGCGGTGTTGAGCCGCAATCAGGAAAAGGTCGCCGCCGCGGTGGACAAATTACAGTCAACGGGGGCGAATGCACTTGGTTTTTCCGCCGATGTGCGGGATATGGCGGCTCTGACGGAAGCTTTTGAAGCCGCGTCGGGAGAATTCGGTTCAATAGATATCCTGGTTTCCGGTGCGGCCGGAAACTTTCCGGCTCTGGTTGAGGATTTGTCGCCCAACGGATTCAAGGCGGTTGTCGATATTGATCTGCTCGGGACGTTTAATGTTGTCAAAGCAGCTTTTGGGTGTTTGTCAAAAGGCGGGGCCTCTATTGTCAATATTTCCGCTCCCCAGTCTCAGATTGCCCAAGGCATGCAGGCGCATGTTTGTGCAGCGAAAGCGGGAATAGACCATTTGACCAGATGCCTGGCCATTGAATGGGGACAATATAATATCCGGGTCAACGCCATTCAGCCCGGACCAATTGATGGAACGGAGGGCATGGAACGGCTTGCCCCGACACCTGAAGCCCGTGCAGCAATTGAATCCGCCCTGCCGCTTGGTCGTTATGGCACAAAGCGTGAAATAGCGGATCTGGCCATGTTCCTGAGTTCCGATGCCGCCCGTTATATAACCGGTGCCGTGATACCCTGTGATGGCGGTCTTTGTGCAGGACGGAAGTGA